One Deinococcus aerius genomic region harbors:
- a CDS encoding DUF5615 family PIN-like protein, giving the protein MPERMAETLVYWIDAQLPPALAPWLTATFGVEAYSVAYLGYRNAEDEVIFQAARAAGVVMVSKDADFLERLVRLGPPPRLLYVTCGNTSKARLMEIFGRNFVQAHQLLLAGEPIVEITS; this is encoded by the coding sequence GTGCCTGAGCGGATGGCGGAAACCCTCGTCTACTGGATTGACGCGCAGTTGCCGCCCGCCCTGGCTCCCTGGCTGACCGCGACCTTCGGCGTGGAGGCTTACAGCGTGGCGTACCTGGGCTACCGGAATGCTGAGGACGAGGTGATCTTCCAGGCGGCACGAGCGGCGGGCGTGGTGATGGTTTCCAAGGACGCAGATTTTCTGGAGCGCCTGGTGCGTCTCGGGCCCCCACCAAGGCTCCTTTACGTGACCTGCGGGAACACCAGCAAGGCGCGGCTGATGGAAATTTTTGGCCGAAACTTCGTGCAGGCTCATCAATTGCTTCTGGCAGGCGAACCCATTGTGGAGATCACGTCATAG
- a CDS encoding tetratricopeptide repeat protein has translation MAKPIDVLVEKANRIMDGTHQGLEDWRDALQIYEQAGSMGSGEAFFRLGQMYDFGKGPKQNIEKAIANYKKAAQLGEAKAYAGLVTIYGHLKDYQNGRKIFSLLLTETTKPISEKRTVDLVACFISYVAVMRFPDSLDKELALRGLPYAMRGAKDMLGLARVTGIRLGGDMVAGFKTVYSLSQSYLGKNEKLDEQIASFQNELTSYLSSNRQTQ, from the coding sequence ATGGCTAAACCTATCGATGTTCTAGTTGAAAAGGCAAATCGGATTATGGATGGAACACACCAGGGTCTGGAGGATTGGAGAGATGCGCTTCAGATATATGAGCAGGCTGGAAGCATGGGGTCTGGTGAGGCATTCTTTAGGTTAGGCCAAATGTACGATTTTGGGAAGGGACCTAAACAAAATATTGAAAAGGCAATCGCTAACTATAAGAAGGCAGCGCAGTTAGGAGAGGCAAAAGCATATGCTGGCTTGGTAACTATCTATGGTCATTTAAAAGACTATCAGAACGGTAGAAAAATATTTTCTTTGCTGCTCACTGAAACCACAAAGCCAATATCTGAGAAAAGGACTGTGGACCTTGTTGCGTGTTTCATTTCGTATGTTGCAGTAATGAGATTCCCGGATTCCCTAGATAAAGAACTCGCGTTACGAGGATTACCGTATGCAATGCGTGGGGCCAAGGACATGCTAGGCTTAGCTAGAGTGACAGGGATAAGGTTGGGCGGCGATATGGTCGCAGGATTTAAGACGGTTTATAGTCTTTCTCAGTCGTACTTAGGGAAGAACGAGAAGTTAGACGAGCAGATTGCTTCATTTCAAAACGAACTTACATCCTATCTTTCTTCTAACAGACAGACGCAGTGA
- a CDS encoding LysE/ArgO family amino acid transporter encodes MPPFLRGLTLGLSLIVAIGPQNALVLRQGLTRRYAGLAALTCSLADTALTTFGVLGVGALLAGSPVLVTLGTLAGATFLLWYGWRSFQSARHTGTLQPEGQAAQTPGTVLVTAAAFSLLNPHALLDTVVLIGGASAGLGSAGRTAFLLGTILASWLWFFGLALLAGRFAPLMRSPRAWQVLDVLIGVVMWGIAVGLVRSVFSGG; translated from the coding sequence GTGCCCCCCTTCCTGCGCGGCCTGACCCTGGGCCTCTCGCTGATCGTCGCCATCGGGCCGCAAAACGCCCTTGTGCTGCGGCAGGGGCTGACGCGGAGGTACGCAGGGCTGGCCGCGCTGACATGTTCACTCGCCGACACGGCCTTGACCACATTCGGCGTGCTGGGCGTGGGGGCGTTGCTGGCAGGTTCCCCGGTGCTGGTCACGCTTGGGACACTGGCGGGAGCAACCTTTCTGCTGTGGTACGGGTGGCGTTCCTTCCAGTCAGCCCGCCATACGGGGACGCTCCAGCCCGAGGGACAGGCCGCGCAAACCCCTGGGACAGTTCTCGTCACCGCTGCGGCCTTCAGCCTCCTCAACCCCCACGCCCTCCTCGACACGGTGGTACTGATCGGCGGGGCGAGCGCGGGGCTGGGGAGTGCAGGCCGCACCGCCTTCCTCCTCGGCACCATCCTCGCCTCGTGGCTGTGGTTTTTCGGCCTCGCCCTGCTCGCGGGCCGCTTCGCGCCGTTGATGCGCTCGCCCCGCGCGTGGCAGGTGCTGGACGTGCTGATCGGGGTGGTGATGTGGGGGATTGCGGTGGGGCTGGTGCGGAGCGTGTTTTCAGGAGGATGA
- the carB gene encoding carbamoyl-phosphate synthase large subunit: MPKRTDLQTILILGSGPIQIGQAAEFDYSGTQALKALKKEGYRLVLVNSNPATIMTDPDLADATYLEPLTPEFVRKVIEKERPDALLPTLGGQTALNLAMDLNANGTLAEFGVELIGANAEAIHKGEDREAFQAAMKKIGVETARGKMVHSMEEAVEYQKEIGLPIVIRPSFTLGGTGGGIAHTYEDFLKITEGGLRDSPVHSVLLEESILGWKEYELEVMRDHADTVVIITSIENFDPMGVHTGDSITVAPAQTLSDVEYQRLRDMSLAIIREIGVDTGGSNIQFAVNPDNGRVIVIEMNPRVSRSSALASKATGFPIAKIAALLAVGYHLDELPNDITRSTPASFEPSIDYVVTKIPRFAFEKFPGTSDALGTQMRSVGEVMAIGRTFKESVQKALRSIESDVRGTFAAMSDDELRGLLYGNPRRLEAVLELLRRGEGVAALHDATKIDRWFLGQLQEIVDAEKEIADLGPIQSWKYEIWREVKRLGFSDARLGELVGLSELEIRELRKAAKATPVYKTVDTCAAEFEAYTPYHYSTYEWEDEVTPTDKPKVVILGSGPNRIGQGVEFDYATVHAVWALQEAGYETIMVNSNPETVSTDYDTADRLYFEPLTFEDVMNIVEHEKPVGVIVQLGGQTPLKLARRLADAGAPIIGTPPATIHEAEDRASFNALCERLGLPQPRGKVAETPAQARELAAELGFPLMARPSYVLGGRAMRTVRSMEELTTYLDEVYAAVEGQPSILLDQFLEGALELDVDTLCDGERAVVAGVMEHVEAAGVHSGDSACVLPPVNLSPELLARVKADTERLALELGVRGLMNVQWAVKDGTAYILEANPRASRTVPFVSKAVNHPLAKSAARIAVGQTLEHIGFTETPTPPMYSVKEVHLPFLKFKGVLPVLGPEMKSTGESMGIDTDPYLAFYRAELGAKSNLPLSGTALLLGDGLDDVAATLEGAGLRVIREQEGDTLPDLLIDVTASPLLRLALERGKPIVSTREGAEWTARAIAAAKGRELGVRSLQEWQAGEAVAY, encoded by the coding sequence ATGCCCAAGCGCACTGACCTCCAGACCATCCTGATTCTCGGCAGCGGCCCCATCCAGATCGGGCAGGCCGCCGAGTTCGACTATTCGGGCACGCAGGCGCTCAAGGCGCTGAAAAAAGAGGGCTATAGGCTCGTGCTGGTGAACTCCAACCCGGCGACGATCATGACCGACCCCGACCTCGCCGACGCCACCTACCTGGAGCCGCTGACGCCCGAGTTCGTCCGCAAGGTCATCGAGAAGGAGCGCCCCGACGCCCTGCTCCCCACCCTGGGCGGACAGACGGCCCTCAACCTGGCGATGGACCTCAACGCCAACGGCACGCTCGCCGAGTTCGGCGTGGAACTCATCGGCGCCAACGCCGAGGCCATCCACAAGGGCGAGGACCGCGAGGCGTTCCAGGCCGCCATGAAGAAGATCGGCGTGGAGACGGCGCGCGGGAAGATGGTGCATTCGATGGAAGAGGCCGTCGAGTACCAGAAGGAGATCGGCCTCCCCATCGTCATCCGGCCCTCCTTCACGCTGGGCGGCACGGGCGGCGGCATCGCGCACACCTACGAGGACTTCCTGAAGATCACCGAGGGCGGCCTGCGCGACTCGCCGGTGCATTCGGTCCTGCTCGAAGAGTCCATCCTGGGCTGGAAGGAGTACGAGCTGGAGGTCATGCGCGACCACGCCGACACGGTGGTCATCATCACCTCCATCGAGAACTTCGACCCGATGGGCGTGCATACCGGGGACTCGATCACGGTGGCCCCGGCGCAGACCCTCAGCGACGTGGAGTATCAGCGGCTGCGGGACATGTCGCTCGCCATCATCCGCGAGATCGGGGTGGACACGGGCGGCTCCAACATCCAGTTCGCGGTGAACCCCGACAACGGGCGCGTCATCGTGATCGAGATGAACCCGCGCGTCAGCCGCTCCTCGGCGCTGGCGAGCAAGGCGACCGGCTTTCCCATCGCCAAGATCGCCGCCCTGCTCGCGGTGGGCTACCACCTCGACGAGCTGCCGAACGACATCACCCGCTCCACGCCCGCCTCGTTCGAGCCCAGCATCGACTACGTGGTGACGAAGATCCCGCGCTTCGCCTTCGAGAAGTTCCCCGGCACATCCGACGCCCTGGGTACCCAGATGCGGAGCGTGGGCGAGGTCATGGCGATTGGCCGCACCTTCAAGGAGAGCGTGCAGAAGGCGCTGCGGAGCATCGAATCGGATGTGCGCGGAACGTTTGCGGCCATGTCCGACGACGAGTTGCGCGGCCTGCTGTACGGCAACCCGCGCCGCCTGGAGGCCGTGCTCGAACTGCTGCGGCGGGGCGAGGGGGTGGCGGCCCTCCACGACGCGACGAAGATCGACCGCTGGTTCCTGGGGCAGTTGCAGGAGATTGTGGACGCGGAGAAGGAGATTGCGGACCTCGGCCCCATTCAGAGTTGGAAGTACGAAATCTGGCGCGAGGTCAAGCGGCTGGGCTTCTCCGACGCGCGGCTGGGCGAACTCGTGGGGCTGAGCGAACTGGAGATCCGTGAACTTCGCAAGGCCGCCAAAGCCACGCCGGTCTACAAGACGGTGGACACCTGCGCCGCCGAGTTCGAGGCGTACACGCCCTACCACTACTCGACCTACGAGTGGGAGGACGAGGTGACGCCGACCGACAAGCCCAAGGTCGTGATCCTGGGCAGCGGCCCCAACCGCATCGGGCAGGGGGTGGAGTTCGACTACGCGACCGTCCACGCCGTCTGGGCGCTTCAGGAGGCGGGCTATGAGACGATCATGGTCAACTCCAACCCGGAGACGGTCAGCACCGACTACGACACCGCCGACCGCCTGTACTTCGAGCCGCTGACTTTCGAGGACGTGATGAACATCGTCGAGCACGAGAAGCCCGTCGGCGTGATCGTGCAGCTCGGCGGGCAGACGCCCCTCAAGCTCGCGCGGCGGCTGGCGGACGCGGGCGCCCCCATCATCGGCACCCCCCCGGCGACGATTCACGAGGCGGAGGACCGCGCCTCCTTCAACGCCCTGTGCGAGCGGCTGGGGCTGCCGCAGCCGAGGGGCAAGGTGGCCGAGACGCCCGCGCAGGCCCGCGAACTCGCCGCCGAACTCGGCTTCCCCCTGATGGCCCGGCCCTCCTACGTGCTGGGGGGCCGCGCGATGCGGACGGTGCGGAGCATGGAGGAACTGACGACCTACCTGGACGAGGTGTACGCCGCCGTCGAGGGGCAGCCGTCCATCCTGCTCGACCAGTTTCTGGAGGGCGCGCTGGAACTCGACGTGGACACCCTCTGCGACGGGGAGCGGGCGGTCGTGGCGGGGGTCATGGAGCACGTCGAGGCCGCCGGGGTCCACTCGGGCGACTCCGCGTGCGTGCTGCCCCCGGTGAACCTCTCGCCCGAGCTGCTGGCGCGCGTGAAGGCCGACACGGAACGCCTCGCGCTGGAGCTGGGCGTGCGGGGCCTGATGAACGTGCAGTGGGCGGTGAAGGACGGCACCGCGTACATCCTGGAGGCCAACCCGCGGGCCAGCCGCACCGTGCCCTTCGTCTCCAAGGCCGTGAACCACCCGCTCGCCAAGAGTGCCGCTCGCATCGCCGTGGGGCAGACGCTGGAGCACATCGGCTTTACCGAGACGCCCACGCCCCCCATGTACTCGGTCAAGGAAGTCCACCTGCCCTTCCTGAAGTTCAAGGGGGTGCTGCCCGTCCTCGGCCCGGAGATGAAGAGCACGGGCGAGAGCATGGGCATTGACACGGACCCGTACCTCGCCTTCTACCGCGCGGAGCTGGGGGCCAAGAGCAACCTGCCGCTGTCGGGCACGGCGCTCCTCCTCGGGGACGGTCTGGACGATGTGGCCGCCACGCTGGAGGGCGCGGGGCTGCGGGTCATCCGCGAGCAGGAAGGCGACACGCTGCCCGACCTCCTCATCGACGTGACCGCCTCGCCGCTCCTGCGCCTCGCGTTGGAGCGCGGCAAGCCCATCGTCAGCACCCGCGAGGGCGCCGAGTGGACGGCCAGGGCGATAGCCGCGGCGAAGGGGAGGGAGTTGGGGGTCAGGAGCTTGCAGGAGTGGCAGGCGGGGGAAGCGGTGGCGTACTAA
- a CDS encoding pyridoxal phosphate-dependent aminotransferase produces MPELLPRARSSSESVFAHMSRLAVQYGAVNLGQGFPSDPPPAFLLDAARRAVGVSDQYAPPAGLPLLRDAIGADLGVDGADVVVTSGATEALNILALALYGPGDEVLMLEPVFDVYVPQARLAGALPVTVPMRLTDAEGWTLDLDAVRNAVTPRTRALLLNSPYNPTGTVFSRAELEALVALARQHDLWIVSDEVYDELYFGERPVPLRDLAPERTFTVGSAGKRLEATGWRVGWVACPPGLAGNIAAIRQVGSFCTPTPFQVAVAAALPVARREGFYEGLRAEYGERMGLLANGLRELGATVFEPRGTYFLTARRPGWQAEALVRDAGVAVIPGEAFYLNHPAPRGLLRLAFCKARAELEQALERLSRLAEVGVGE; encoded by the coding sequence ATGCCTGAACTCCTGCCGCGTGCCCGGTCGTCCTCCGAGAGCGTGTTCGCGCACATGAGCCGCCTCGCCGTGCAGTACGGCGCGGTGAACCTGGGACAGGGCTTTCCCTCCGATCCTCCGCCCGCCTTCCTGCTCGACGCGGCGAGGCGGGCGGTGGGGGTGAGTGACCAATACGCGCCCCCGGCGGGCCTGCCCCTGCTGCGGGACGCCATCGGCGCGGACCTGGGGGTGGACGGCGCCGACGTGGTCGTGACCTCGGGGGCGACCGAGGCCCTGAACATCCTCGCGCTCGCCCTGTACGGCCCGGGCGACGAGGTGCTGATGCTCGAACCCGTGTTCGACGTGTACGTGCCCCAGGCGCGGCTCGCGGGCGCCTTGCCCGTCACCGTGCCCATGCGGTTGACGGACGCGGAGGGGTGGACCCTCGACCTGGACGCCGTGCGAAACGCCGTCACGCCCCGCACCCGCGCCCTGCTCCTCAACAGTCCCTACAACCCGACCGGGACCGTGTTCAGCCGCGCGGAGCTGGAGGCCCTGGTCGCCCTCGCCCGTCAGCACGACCTGTGGATCGTCAGCGACGAGGTGTACGACGAGCTGTACTTCGGGGAGAGGCCGGTGCCCCTGCGGGACCTCGCGCCCGAGCGGACCTTCACGGTGGGCAGCGCGGGCAAGAGGCTGGAAGCGACGGGCTGGCGCGTCGGCTGGGTGGCCTGTCCCCCGGGCCTGGCCGGGAACATCGCCGCTATCCGGCAGGTGGGCTCTTTCTGCACGCCCACACCCTTTCAGGTCGCGGTGGCCGCCGCCCTGCCCGTCGCGCGGCGGGAGGGCTTTTACGAGGGGCTGCGCGCCGAGTACGGGGAACGGATGGGCCTGCTGGCGAATGGGCTGCGGGAGCTGGGGGCCACCGTCTTCGAGCCGCGCGGCACCTATTTCCTCACCGCCCGGCGCCCCGGCTGGCAGGCGGAGGCGCTGGTGCGCGACGCGGGGGTGGCCGTGATCCCCGGCGAGGCGTTTTATCTGAACCACCCGGCCCCCCGAGGGCTCTTGCGGCTGGCCTTTTGTAAGGCCCGGGCCGAATTGGAACAGGCCCTGGAACGGTTAAGCCGCCTGGCCGAAGTGGGGGTGGGCGAGTAG
- a CDS encoding PIN domain-containing protein: MDANVVVGELLRRRGQAKFETLEAELFIAPRAFGEATYELERRLEPLARRAGFSDAQKRAWLLTALNLLRRRVTVIPEETFAPFEPQARLRVPQDPDDWPTVALALALSADVWTEDGDFFGCGLAVWRTDVLYTHLDDLGASSS; encoded by the coding sequence TTGGATGCCAATGTCGTCGTGGGGGAATTGCTCCGACGCCGCGGCCAGGCGAAGTTCGAGACGTTGGAGGCCGAGTTGTTCATCGCCCCGCGAGCTTTCGGAGAGGCAACGTATGAATTAGAGCGGCGGCTGGAACCCCTGGCCCGGCGTGCCGGTTTCTCTGATGCACAGAAGCGAGCTTGGCTGCTCACGGCGCTGAACCTTTTAAGGAGGCGCGTGACGGTAATCCCGGAAGAAACCTTTGCCCCCTTCGAACCCCAGGCCCGCCTCCGCGTCCCCCAGGACCCCGACGACTGGCCCACCGTCGCCCTCGCGCTCGCCCTGAGCGCGGACGTGTGGACGGAGGATGGGGATTTCTTCGGCTGCGGGCTGGCGGTATGGCGGACGGATGTGCTTTACACCCATCTCGACGACCTGGGCGCCTCATCCTCCTGA